The stretch of DNA TTAAGCATTTCGGAGTCAGACAATTTGCCAGGGGCTGTCGTCGGCAAGGCACTAGATTTCATAGACAACTTCTCGTTTCCCATGCTACTCTTGAACCAACCGTCAGATCAGTCGTGCATACTTATCGATGATAGAAGAACACTCCAGCCTATCGATAGCGCTATTTAGAGGATAAAATATTCTATACATCGTAAAAAGAATGGTAGTCATTCATAATCCACCCATTCCAGCTCAACCGATATTGAGTTAGAGAGGCTTTTAGGAGCCGCTGACTTGGCATTTTTGATCTAGTAACTTTGACTGACCTCCGCAGCTCTAGCAATCAAAATAATTGCCTCACGATTTGGAGATTCACCCTTTAAGGCACCAGGACAATCTTCCCGGCCACGCCGCCGCTGGCCAGCAGTTCGTGCCCTCGGACAATCTCCTTGAGCGGCAAAAGTTCACCGATGACAGCCTTGACCTGACCGGACTCCACAAACCGCAGCGAATCTCGGGACTCCGCCGTGGTTGCAAAATGCGAACCCAGATAGTTCTGCTGCTTTGTCCACAGAAAGCGGATATCAAGCGGGGCTGTGAAGCCGGTGGTCGCACCACAAGTCACGATGGTCCCCCCCCACCTCAGGCAATGCGTACTCTCCTCCCACGTTGCAGCGCCAGAATGTTCAAAGACGATGTCGACGCCCCGCTTGCGGGTTATCTTCATGACTTCCCTTGTGATACGCTGCGACTTGCGATTCAGTACATAGTCTGCGCCGAGGTCGGAAACGAGCTTTGCTTTATCTTCACTACCAACAACTGCGATCGACTTAGCGCCAAACGCGCGAATCAGCTGGATGGCCGCTGTTCCGATTCCTCCAGCAGCTCCCCAGACGAGAATGCAGTCTCCAGCTCCCATGCGAGCTCGCGTGACGAGCATTCGCCAAACAGTCGCCAGCACGTTGGAAATAGCTGCAACTTCCTCAAACGAAGTGTTGCCCGGCTTGGGAATCACATTCCTCGCAGGAACGGTGGCATACTCGGCTTCCGAACCTTGATTCGGCCCTGTCTCAAACCCCCAGATGCGAAATTTGGGGCAGAACATGGGCCAGCCACGAACGCACTCGACACAGTCACCGCATGAGAAGGCGCCATTGACCACTACTTCGTCACCGACAGCCACAGTGGTAACGTTAGGCCCAAGTGCTTCGACAATTCCTGCGCCATCGGTTCCCGAAATATGCGGCAGAGGAAAGTCCATTCCCGGCACGCCCTGCCGCGCCCAGATATCGTTATAGTTCATCGCCGCGGCTTTGATCCGTAGCAGCACCTCGCCATAACCCGGTTCAGGAATGGGAAGATCATCTCGATACTGGAGCACTTCTGTGCCGCCATGTCGATCGAATGTTACACCCTTCATTTCCGCTTTCAATCTTTCGGTTTAGGGACAGAATGGTCGCTGTAAGGAGGACATAGAAGATCAATGAAGATATTCTGTTCCCGATCCAGGAATCGGGCGATATTCTGGAGGCCGTGTGCACCGAAAACTGCAGAAATTGCTCGCCGAAAAAAATGGTAACGCCGTTCGTAACCCTGTAACAAGAGGCGAAGTTTGATTTGCACGCGAAAAGTTCTTCTCAAAGCAGACTCAGGCTGGGTCGATAGTCCAGTTGTTCTGTGCGACGGGACTTTCGGGGTCTTGAGGAGACTGTCGAGCTTCCGGCAACGTTAAGCACGGCTACCGATATTTCGAGTTCGCGTACTACCCCAGGCTCTGCGGTCCTGCGGCAACTGGTACATTCACCTACATCCAGAATTCTCAAGACAACCTCAGAGAGTACATTGGACGATCGCAATGCTGAGAGACTCCGTAGTCGGTTCCATAGGCCCTGCCGAAAAGCTCGAAATCCTTCGTGAGATGGATGTTATGTAGAGTCGCGTTTTTAGCGACTTTATTCAAGTGGTAGTTTTTCTATGTTCTTTTCAAGGGGAAATGAGGGACTACCACTTTTATTGTGGTAGTAAATTTCGACTCCATCTTGTGTCCATGGTTCTTCTTCCATCAGGCGGCCAAGGAACTGAGTCCCGATTGCATTGTCGGCACTGGTGGACGGTGAGACATGAATCTTTCGACGGATCATGGAGAACCCGAAGGACGAAACGAATTTCTTTCTTGAGAAAGTAGTCTGCGGCACTGTCGACGAATTCCCGCCCCGTTCATCACAGCCGACATGAATTGACGGCCTCATTCTGTGAATGCTTGATGGACGGATGTCATGGGCAGACAGGTTAAGGCCATCGGAACCACTCGAGCGCGGCATGAGATCTCGGAAGAAGTACTCCGACCGCCAGCGCACCTTCGTCAGATAGGGTAGAGACCCTTCTTTCGGAGCCTTGGCCGTATTTCATGCCATCACCTGCCTGTTCAACCCCTGCCAGTATCAGCGGATCTGGCGGAATTACGACCTTTTCCGCGAGCGTCTTGACGCTCCCTTAACCACGGTCGAGCTCTCTTACGACGGCACGTTTCATGTGCCGGACGCCATTCAATTGCTGGGCGATCCCGCGAAGCACACCCTCTGGCAGAAGGAGCGGCTGCTCAATCTGGCGATCGAAGCCGTCTCCGACGAATACGACGACATCGCCTGGATCGACGCGGATGTTCTCTTCACCGACCCGCGTTGGCGGGAACGGACGGAGGAGGCGCTCTCCCGCTCGCCGGTCGTCCAGGTCTTCGATCACGTCGCGCTGCTCGATGCTCATGGGGAAGTCCACGAGATCCGCCCCGGTGTGGTGGCGAAGTTGAGCAAGACCCATGATCCCTCGGTGCGTTTCGCCCATCCGGGATTTGCCCGGGCCGCCCGGCGGGAGGCGCTCCCCGCTGGACTCTTCGACCAGAACTTTGTGGGTGGTGGCGACACCACCATGCTCCACGGTTAGCTGGGAACGACGGCTCCCTATTTGGACAAGTTGCGCAGCACCGGTTGGCGGCGTGGACTCGCCGCTGCTGGAGGAAGTGAAGCAGAAGAAAGCTCACGGCAATGCGGTTGCTGCGACGGAAGCGACACTGCGCACATATTGGCAGGACCACGACCACAAAGGCGGGTCTATTTTCGAGTTAGGGACTCTCGACAAGCCGCCTGAGGGGAGCAGTGGGATACAGATCCGCTGGCAAACCGGCTAATTGCTTGATGGATTTCACCTTAGCCAAATCGTCCGGTTCCGCTGTCACGACTGGCCGAACATCAAACTGCCACCGGAAGAACGACTGCGTTGACTCACGAATCTGTACACGTCTCAATGACGTTATAGGGTAAGATCTTAACTCCGATTCGCTGGAGAAAAACCCATGGCTCACTTGCTTCCTCGATTTTGATCTTCGTGGAGGCATCTGCCACCGGGCGGCCGGTCCCGTGCGTCAGCAGGTAAGGCGACCCCATTTCGTTGATGAACTGTGTATCAAGAGACCAGCCGCCCAGGTCATCGAAGCTCTCCGCTTCCACCAGCAGAGTTTTCCCTGCGGCAGATAGCGAGGCGTTTCCCAACACGAGGCCAGCGAGAAATAGAAGCGTCAGGCAGCGAATCATCGGACACTCGGCAAATCAACAAACATCGATGTGATGCGTTATCATGCGGTTCTGGAGGAAAATTGCAAGAAGTTCACGCGAAGTGAAGACTCTGCGATTGGGAAAAGACTCCGGCAACCGCCAAGACTGCAGACCTGAGGTCAGCAATAGCTGATGATGTGACAAGAAGTCAGTTGCGCTCTGAGAGCCACGCTTTGCGGCAGTAGGTTTTGACGAGATCCTGTTTCAGGACGTGTTGGCGCCAGATTTTCGTCGCGGTCTCGAACAACTTATCGTGATACAGATAGATTCGGTTCGACCAGTAGTGGCTGCGCAGGTAGCGCCACAAGTTTTCAATGCCGTTCAGTTCCGGAAGTACGGGAGAGATCCGGCGAACACAGCGGCTACCCGATCAGTGAAAATTCGAGCTACAACCAGTCCTTCGATCGGCAAAGGCTCTCACCGTCCCAAAACAGCTTGGAATCTCAGCATCCATTGAAAGGGAATGCGATTTTCTGCAAATCAGCGAGCTCTTTGGCCGTTCACGCAGTTGCCTCTTTTGATCACCGCAACTCCCCCGTCCTCAATGGCATTTCCCAATTGCGACCCCATTTATAGTGAGATCCTGGCCTTCAAGGTCACCAGCCATCTCAAGCTTCGCACAGTCACTGTCGGGACTATTTCGACCCGCTTTTCCGAACGAGTTCATGAAGTATTTCCAGTTGCGCGGGGCTGAGAGACATTTCCGCTTGGCGGCGAGATTCGCGAGACCGCGACTTAAGTGTTGGAAGCTCCCAGAGACTTGCCTTTTTGAGTTGCTCGAAATCCTGCCATACAATCGCGGCAATGGAATCAATTTGTGAGTCGTTCAGATTGAGCTTCTGAATCACATGCGGCGCCAACAGCACTAACGGGCCCTGGACTCCACTCAGAACCTCCCGCCGCAATTCTTTGACTTGCTCAGTCGTCAGCGTCTGATCGATCGTCTTTTCGATCTCCTGCCCCGCCTGCTCATACTCGCGAAGCATCATCGGTAGCTCCGCAACAGGGCGTTTTCTGAGGTCGTTCACTGCGTTCTTCACGCTGTCTTCCAAGCCAGCCAGTCGCCGGCATTGGTCTTCGGAAAGACCGAGCTGCTCCCGCACCGACGCTTTACCCAAAAACTTGGCGCAGTTGCCCTGGAAGAGGATTTCCGCAAGCGCTCGTGCCTGATGCGAAACCCCTTCACCTTTCGACTCCGACGACCTCCTGGAAGGGGAAGAACCAGAAGAATTCAAGTCGGGACTCCGTGCGGTCTGGTCATCGGGATTCTTCGACGAAACCCCAACGATATC from Planctopirus ephydatiae encodes:
- a CDS encoding zinc-binding dehydrogenase; the encoded protein is MKGVTFDRHGGTEVLQYRDDLPIPEPGYGEVLLRIKAAAMNYNDIWARQGVPGMDFPLPHISGTDGAGIVEALGPNVTTVAVGDEVVVNGAFSCGDCVECVRGWPMFCPKFRIWGFETGPNQGSEAEYATVPARNVIPKPGNTSFEEVAAISNVLATVWRMLVTRARMGAGDCILVWGAAGGIGTAAIQLIRAFGAKSIAVVGSEDKAKLVSDLGADYVLNRKSQRITREVMKITRKRGVDIVFEHSGAATWEESTHCLRWGGTIVTCGATTGFTAPLDIRFLWTKQQNYLGSHFATTAESRDSLRFVESGQVKAVIGELLPLKEIVRGHELLASGGVAGKIVLVP